From a region of the Panthera uncia isolate 11264 chromosome B1, Puncia_PCG_1.0, whole genome shotgun sequence genome:
- the IBSP gene encoding bone sialoprotein 2, producing the protein MKTALILLSILGMACAFSMKNLHRRAKLEDSEENGVFKYRPRYYLYKNAYFYPPLKRFPVQSSSDSSEENGDGDSSEEEEEEEEASNEEENNEENANSDENEDEESEAENTTLSATPGYGEETTPGTGNIGLAAIQLPKKAGDTKKATKEEESDEEEEEDEENEENESEVDENEQGINSTSTNSTEVENGNGSSDGNNGEGEEESVTEVNAEGTTMAGRQDNGGSTTTTSPNGGFQPTTPPPELYGTTIRPSREATTTGYEEEYEQTGTNEYDNGYEVYENENGEPRGDNYRAYEDEYSYYKGRSYDSYDGQDYYYHQ; encoded by the exons ATGAAGACTGCTTTAATTTTGCTCAGCATTTTGGGAATGGCCTGTGCTTTCTCA ATGAAAAATTTGCATCGAAGAGCCAAATTAGAGGATTCTGAAGAAAATGGG GTCTTTAAGTACAGGCCACGATATTACCTTTACAAGAATGCCTACTTTTATCCTCCTCTAAAACGATTTCCAGTTCAG agcagtagTGACTCATCTGAAGAAAACGGAGACGGTGACAgttcagaagaggaggaagaagaagag GAAGCttcaaatgaagaagaaaacaatgaagagaaTGCAAATTCTGATGAAAATGAAGATGAAGAATCTGAGGCTGAGAACACCACCCTTTCTGCTACACCTGGCTATGGAGAGGAGACCACACCTGGAACAGGGAACATAGGTTTAGCTGCAATCCAACTTCCCAAAAAG GCTGGGGATACAAAAAAGGCTAcaaaagaggaggaaagtgatgaagaagaagaggaagatgaagaaaatgaagaaaatgaatcagaAGTGGATGAAAATGAACAAGGCATAAACAGCACCAGCACCAACAGCACAGAGGTAGAAAATGGCAATGGCAGCAGTGATGGAAACAATGGAGAAGGTGAAGAAGAAAGTGTCACTGAAGTCAATGCAGAAGGAACCACAATGGCTGGAAGGCAGGACAATGGTGGCTCCACGACTACAACCTCTCCAAATGGTGGATTTCAACCTACAACCCCACCACCAGAGCTCTATGGGACCACCATCCGACCATCTAGGGAAGCCACCACCACTGGATATGAGGAAGAGTATGAACAAACAGGCACCAATGAATATGACAATGGATATGAAGTCTATGAAAACGAGAATGGAGAACCTCGTGGCGATAATTACCGAGCCTATGAGGATGAGTACAGCTACTATAAAGGGCGCAGCTATGACAGCTATGATGGTCAAGATTACTACTACCACCAGTGA